Part of the Triticum urartu cultivar G1812 chromosome 2, Tu2.1, whole genome shotgun sequence genome, ACTTGCTGCTAAAGCGAGCCGAAACCACGGCGGCCCGTGGTGATCTGGCAGAGGCAGGTCAAGGCGGAAACTGGGCTGGACTGTGGACGATGCAAGCAATCTGGAGGTGGGTCACAACCGGCGAGGTTGGAACAGAGCGACCGTAGCAAGTGAAGCACAGGGGGCGGGTCAACTCGGAGTGATGGCTCAACGCGGATATCGGCGAAAAGGTCAGGCCGAAAACACCAAATCTCGGCGGGTCACCGCGGGAACCTCCAATGTTGCGGGCACTTGACTCGGGCGCGCGGAAGAGCAGCGCGGCGGCCCGCGGCACGGCGATTCGTAGCGCAGGAGGGCTCTGAGCGGCAAATCGATTACTCCTTACGAGGCCGGGGTAACAAGCCCAGTGGATGGCAGATTGCCGATGGCGATGAGGCAGAGGTGAACTCGCACATGGCGGGGCCGGCGGTTTGGCAGGGACTGCGGCAGTTTGTGGAGGCCCGCGCTTGGCGGTTTAGAGGCAAATCCAGGCGCGGCTCAGCGCGGAGATGACCGAGGATCCCGGTTCGTCAGCGGCGGCTCGGTGTCTTAACATGGAGAGGCTTCAAGGCAGGGGCTCGCCCGTAGGGTCAACTGGGTGGCTGCCATGGCGTTTGATGTTGTGACCCGGCGGGGTGGAACTGCGCAGGACGGCGCTAGTGAAGGCCATGGTGTCGATGTCGATTTAGGGGCGAGGCCTGGCACGCTGCAGGCGGCCCGCGGCCGGCTTGTCGCAGACCAACAATGGAAGCGGGTTGACCCAGCAGAAAGAGCCAAAATATCCCTTGCTCGGAGACTTGCTCTCCGCAATCTCCACCACTGTTTAATTTTTGACTTGGTCACGGCGGATCTACGGTGAATCCATCGAGCCAAAAAATCCATTGATCCCTGATTTTCAATTGACAGTACTATAGATCATTAATTCATATGCATGTGCTCTCCAAACGCGACATTTAAATCTTCAGGCGGCTTGGCTTGAGGCTACTCAACGAACAGGCGGCTCGCGGTAGCGGAGGCCCCTCGACACGGGGCGGCTTGGCTTATTGGTGCCCGACCACATCAGATGCAAGGAAACAGCGGCCGGGCTCGGAGTGGAGGCTCGAGGCCACGGCAAAGACGGCTGCGGTGCTGGACCGGCTTGAGGCGTAGTGGCGCAAGTTAAGCCACGGAGGCGCGCTGACTCGCTAGCGGCGGCTCAGAGCAGGGGCGATTCGAGGTCAACGAGAGCGCTCCAGCGGGTCGACGGGATACGTCCGCCACAACGGCAAAATGGAGAGGCGCAGCCGTAGCCGGTTCAGCTTGGCCACGCAGAGGTATCTTGCAGCTGCAGGCGGCTCACGACTCGCAGCGGCGCGGCACATCCCGGCGGCTTGCAGCAGAGCTCAACAGCAGCGGCTCGACATCAGCGAGGGCATAGGCCGCTGTGAGGGCGTAAGGCACTGGACAGAAGGCGGTGGCAGTCGCTCGACGCGAGAGCCGGTTCACGGCGGAGTGTTGGTGGTGCAGGGAGCCCTGCCGGCAGTGAAGAGCCATGACGGGGCGCCGATTTGAGGCCGCAATGGCAGAGGTGCGCCGGCCATAGCAGAACTGTAGTAGCAGAGGCGAGGCGGGTCACGGACCTGGCGGGTTGGAGAGGCGCGGCTGCGGCCAGTTCAGCAGGCAGCAGCCCGACGGACACAAGCCTGGAGGCGCGGGGCAGCTTCTCTGGCGGCGGTTCGACGGATGCAGGCCGGAGTCGCAGGGCAGCTCTCTGCTTGGGGAAAGAGGAGACACAGCCTGGCCAGTTTATCGCGGCAGAGGTGAGGCCGCTAGATTGCAGTGGCGATTTGACGCTGCAGTCGGTCAAGAGGCCCGTGGCCGAGTGGGTCATTGCAATGGCTCGGGGACAAAACTATTGCAACTCGGCGACGGCGAATCCGGGTCATGGCCGAAAATATCTCTTGAATTGTGATCTCACCCCCTTTTTTGTTATTGACTAGGAAATTGCCTGTGCGTTGTAACAGGTACATAAATATTTTATATTTAATCAATGTGATTTATTTAGCATGGTTCTCGCATTGTGCTAGAGAACCGAAATAAGAGATGCGAGATCACAATTTGTCAAATGAGTACATGATCAactgtcatttttcttttttcagCTATGACACAAAGCAACGTCCAATCTTTCAATTCCCATTTTAATTATATTGGCAATATAGCTATATTTCTAGTGGTTACAATACCAATAGTGCACTGAAGTGCACCATATAGTCATACCACACGCATCAATTCACAAGCAACTGATTTGAATATGTGAAAGTAAAAAAAAAAGGAAAATCTAGTATACCTTTGGCACCCGCAAAAGAATCAATAGAACTTTGGATCAAAAAAGTACATCGGAAGGTCTTGTTAGTTGCAACTCTTGAACAAGAGTACTCCTTCTGCAAGCCAAAAATATATTGGCAGCGTGTGCTTATCTAATAGATCAAGGGCAAGCAAAAGCAATCGTTCCCAGATGCCCTGAATCTTCCTCGGCAAAGACCTTGCATTGCAAGTTGTTGCAGTAGAGAATCACCATGTATGCTGCCGCCTACACGCCCCTGCAGCAGTAAATAATGCACACCGGCTCAATATAGGGAGTTGCAGAGAGAAAGCGAGCTGCCACTCTACTCACATCCAGTAATAAGTATGTTCTTTTTAAGTAGAAGGGATGAGATTAATTAGATTTTTCACTTTTGTATATTGGCACCTTGAATTCCAGTGGTTCTTGCACTTATTTTTGGCCGGGCTGCACTATCATGTTCACAATGGAACACAATGTCTATACCTTTACATAAAAATCTACAGGGGAATATGAGCTGCCAACCATCGTTCATGTACACTTTGATCTGAGAACCTGCTGTAGGCAAGTGAAAACTGTTTCTGAATTTCAGAAAGGAAATGGAAAAGAGGGTATGTGTTATATACCTTCAGAGTTTGTCTTCATCGAAAACCTTTCCAAGCGAACAACTATGAATTAAGAAACTGTATTTATAATGCACAAACATTCTCTTCATAAAAATCCATGCATTAATCATCGGGGAGCTCTTCCATATCCTTGCAAAAATAGTGTGATTATGTTAGCAACAACTGAAGAGAACACGTATATTTATCTTAGCATCCCAGTGGCAAGGATAAATATTAAGAAACAATATGCACTATAACGCAACTAATTAATCAGAGCAATTCACTTCCTGTAACTGGAGATCTGTAAATAGTAGGTATTCAATCACACTACAATCACAACTGCATATGCATCTCGAATGCCACCATTTGAGCATCATGCACGCCTAGCCAACAAATTGATTATAGTTCGATAAAACTGAAGCAGGTCCCCTTGGAGTAACACCTTTGCAAGGCATGGTTTTCTGACAAATGACGATTGAGACTACAACCAAAGGAACAGAAGTACCAAACTGAAAGTTTTCACATATCGCATTGTGTGCTATGGGAGCTTGCCGAGGGTAGGGCTGTCCTTGAGCCTATGACAAGTGGTTTGAGATTAAGCTTGCGGACAGTTTTGGCTGTGATAGACATTACCTATTGATGCTATGGTAGGCAAGGAACAAAAGAAAAAAGCAAACACATCCTACATTAGACCTGATCGCATGGGCAGTCGAGCTGCCGCTTTAGGAAACCTTGGGCGCATATGAGCCAGAGGGGCTGTCCGCTACCCATCGGTGGTCGCCGGTGCTGCGACCCTTCTTGCTGCAAGGGTGGATTAGGGAGTTGTCGCCGTTGCTGGAAGGTCCTTGGTGGAGGACATGGGAGAAGATGGTGGTATGGAGAGGAGACTCTTCCTGGCTCGATTGCCACTGGTCTTGTTCCCTGGAGAGCGGGACAAGAGTAGGTGACCATTGATTGTTTGAGGCCTCTCTCAATTGGCTCTCGCACTGCCGACCGTCATCGCCCCTCGTTCCCTGGTGACACCATCGCCAATGGTCGCAGAAAGGGAGAAGAGATGACTGGGCGTACATCAAGAGATAGTTGAGAAGAGGTGCCGACCTGCAAGAGCTCGTTGTCATCTGCATCACGtattgccgccgccgccgccccgagaGAGACAATGAGATGTGTTTCGGGAGGAAAATAGGGTTAGTGGAGAGAAAGCTGAGGGGATTGAGGGGAGGGGTCGAACCGGTTGAGTGGACACATGGACGAAAAAACCAGTGAAAGGGTAAACGAAAAAATTCGGTGGAGGAGGGATGTGCGGGAGGAGGGCAGGCGAAGGACAACGACGTAAGAGGGGAAACGGAACGCTCCGTTTCTTTTGGATAGTAGAGATTTCATTCATCCCGGTTTGTAAGTATCGTATGATGACCAAACCGGGGTCTAGCCCTTGGTTCCTTTTACTTCAAAACCCGGTTTCGCTCCAGATCGGATTGAACCGACAACTTAAATTTTCCTTTAGTAGATACGTACGGGTTGGATCCATGGCGATTTGACAGCCAACATAGATTGGACCAAAATTGTAGAGATCGTCCATGGCGACTTGACAATAATATTTCCTTGATCTCAGTTGACGAGGCTAGTACTGACGCAAATCCTTCCGTACCGGCCCTTGCTGATCCGACGGATTGTAAGCTTCTGGATCCTGGggagagatccctccaagaactcaacaccactgTGCGTCTTGtgccctgataacccacaagtataggggatcgcaacagttttcgataagtaagagtgtcgaacccaacgaggagctaaaggtagaacaaatattccctcaagttctatcgaccaccgatacaactctacgcacgcttgatgttcgctttacctagaaaaagtatgaaactagaagtactttgtaggtgttgttgaaTAGGTTTGcgagataataaagagcaagtaaataaaaagtaggggctgtttagataaagacacaactaagttagttttagtaaagagctttttgttatgaaaaagttatttgtccctaggcaatcggtaactagaccagtaatcattattgcaattttatttgagggagaggcataagctaacatactttctctacttggatcagatgcacttatgattggaactctagcaagcatccgcaactattaaagatcattaaggtaaacccaaccatagcattaaagtatcaagtcctctttatcccatacgcaacaacccccttactcgggtttgtgtttcagtcactcacgcaacccactataagcgaatcataaacgtattgcaacaccctacagtgggaatccctcacgcttgcacgatatggagagcaccataggacagcaccaataataaaacatgcaactcaaaccaatcacgatcatcaaataacccataggacaaaacggatctactcaaacatcataggatagccatatatcattgggaaataatatatagcgttgagcaccatgtttaagtagaaattacagtgggtaagagagaggttacaccgctgcatagaggggggaagagttggtgatgatggcggtgaagttgttggtgaagattgcggtgatgatgatggcccccggtggcactccggtgccaccggaagcgaaggagagagagcccccctccttcttcttcttcttccttgaccttctccctagatgggagaagggtttcccctctggtccatggcctccatggtgtgggaggggcgagagcccctccgagattggatatgtctctatgtctctctctttttctgcgttcccagattctaccctttcaccgtttcttatattcccagagatccgtaactccgattgggctgaaattttaacacgatctctatccggatattagctttcttgcagcgaaagaagggcatcaacctccttacggggtgtccacgagggtcaggggcgcgccccctgcctcgtgcctccctcgggcaccttcaagcgtggatttttcttcccaaaaataatatatattccaaaaaaattctccgtcagtttttatcccgtttggactccatttgatatggatattctgcgaaacaaaaaacatgcaacaaacaggaactggcactgggcactggatcaatatgttagtcccaaaaatagtataaaaagttgccaaaagtatatgaaagttgtagaatattggcatggaacaatcaaaaattatagatacgacggagacgtatcagcatccccaagcttaattcttgctcatcctcgagtaggtaaatgataaaaaagataatttttgatgtggaatgctacctagcataatcttgatcacatatctaatcatggcatgaatattaagatacgagtgattcaaagcaatagtctatcatttgacataaaaacaataatacttcaagcctactaataaatcaatcatgtcttttcaaaataacatggccaaagaaagttatccctacaaaatcatatctggctatgctccatcttcaccacacaaaatattcacatcatgcacaaccccgatggcaagccaagaaattgtttcatacttttgacattctcaaaccttttcaactttcacgcaatacatgagcgtgagccatggacatagcactataggtggaatagaatggtggttgtggagaagacaaaaaggagaagacaCTCTCACATCAattaggcatatcaacgggctatggagatgcccatcaatagatatcaaatgtgagtgagtagggattgccatgcaacggatgcactaagagctataagtgtatgaaagctcagactgaaaactaagtgagtgtgcatccaacttgcttgctcatgaagacctcgggcatttgaggaagcccatcatcggaatatacaagccaagttctataatgaaaattcccactagtatgtgaaagtgataactcaagagactctctatatgaagaacatggtgctactctgaagcacaagtgtggaaaaaggatagtagcattgtcccttctctctttttctctcattttttggtttttttatttatttattgttttctctttttttggtgggattctttggcctcttttttatgtgggcttctttggcctcttttatttatttttaaagtccggagtctcatcccaacttgtgggggaatcatagtctccatcatcatttcctcactgggacaaggctctaataatgatgatcatcacacttttatttacttacaactcggtactagaacaaagatatgactctatatgaatgcctccggtggtgtaccgggatgtgcaatgatctagcgtagcaatgacatcaaaaaatggacaagccatgaaaacatcatgctagctatcttacgatcatgcaaagcaatatgacaatgaatgctcaagtcatgtatatgatgatgatggaagttgcatggcaatatatctcggaatggctatggaaatgccataataggtaggtatggtggctgttttgaggaaggtatatggtgggtttatggtaccggcgaaatttgcgcggtactagagaggctagcaatggtggaagggtgagagtgcgtataatccatggactcaacattagtcataaagaacttacatacttattgcaaaattctattagatatcgaaacaaagtactacgcgcatgctcctagggggtagattggtagaaaaagaccattgctcgtccccgaccgccactcataaggaagacaatcaataaataaatcatgctccgacttcatcacataacggttcaccatacgtgcatgctacgggaatcacaaacctcaacacaagtatttatactaatccacaactagccactagcatgactctaatatcaccatctttatatcgcaaaactagtgcaaggaatcaaacatatcatattcagtgatctacaagttttatgtaggattttatgactaaccatgtgaatgatcagttcctgtcatctctctaaatagatataagtgaagcaagagagtttaattctttctacaaaaaaTATGCatgtgctctaacaaatataagtgaagcaaaagagcattctacaaatggcggtttcctatgtaaagagaaacaggcaatccaaacttcaaatgatataagtgaagcacatgaagcattctataaagccatactcaaaagatataagtgaagtgcatagagcattttataaatcaaccaagaactatctcataccagcatggtgcataaaagaaaagtgaaaactaaatgaaagagacgctccaagatttgcgcatatcacatgaacgaaacgaatccgaaaacataccgatacttgttgaagaaagaggggatgccttccgaggcatccccaagcttagacgcttgagtctccttgaatatttacttggggtgccttgggaatccccaagcttgatctcttgcctctcttccttcttctcacatcgagaccttctcgatcatcgaacacttcatccacacaaaacttcaacagaaaactcggtaagatccgttagtataataaagcaaatcactactctaagcactgttgcaaaccaattcatattttgtttttgcattgtgtctactgtaatatagcttttccatggcttaatccactaataggaattgatagtttcatcaaaacaagcaaactatgcatcaaaaacagaatctgtctaaaacagaacagtctgtaataatcagaacattcaccatacttctgatacctgaaaaattctaccaaaattagagaaaataaacaatttgtatagaaagacagtgcaaaaagtttcataaccatttgacattccagtaaaaaatgtaaaatcgcgcactacagccacagtttctgtcctgcaccgtacaaaccatcaagcaaatgtaaacatcctaaaggcaaaccttggcacattatctTTATAATACAATgaaattgtacaaggggataattatttttgttgaaaagtttccgTAATCAatattcacaaagtttccgtgagcatgaacaatgttcaaggctagctcccacttcaacaatgcttgtctttctcactttcgcttttctttttgaaaaagttttgggttcccctctttatttttgttgtttttaaactatatgaaagcactcaacagaaataaatgactctctaaaactttcgggttgtctccctggcagcgctttctttaaagacattaagctaggcatatagtgctcaagtagtgaatccacccggatcccaaggtatatcaaagccaattttaattaacaatgatttttaatttagtagtgagcacaaagtaacatatataatgtaacaacgaagtctaactctcttcctatgcatcggcatgtcataaaagaacaattcatgcacagatagtaaaggccaatgcatagtataaacagtttcttgcaattttatcgtattggaaacatagagaggtggaggtatagttcctctctcataataattgcaagtaggagcagcaagcacatgcatattatatctatcaaaatcatcatgtgtagcggtaaaaggcaacccatcaatataatcttTAATAaaggcaaacttctccgatatagtgtagtctgGAGagttcaaaaagataataggactatcatgcgtgggtgcaatagcaacaatctcatgtttaacataaggaactatagaaagttcatctccataagcataattcatattggcatcttagccacaagcatagcaagcatcatcaaaaagggatatctCAAAAGAATCAActggatcatagcaattatcatagcattcatccttcggtaagtatgaagggaaattaaacaatgtatgagttgaagagttactctcattagaaggtgggcatgggtgatcaatccgctcttcctccttttgttcttcgctctcctcctcatctttttcatccaacgagctcatagtttcatcaatttcttcttccatagactcctgcaaaatattagtctcttcttggacagcggagtagtcctcaatatatggttcaacataggcattagaagcataattatcatagcaatatttaagtatggcaataTTTTCAGacttgtaaagagtagcatcatacttttcaatcaaagaagcaatttcataagcacccttaaaagcaacaaattcttcaatttgttgaacatcatagtaattataaacacccttagaaTAAGAAGATActattccattatcactaaacaaacattggtagggaaggtgtttcttagggtcttcagaacaacaagtataatcatatatttcacataaattctaagcatagcattgcaaatgatggatttgatccagtaaacgtttccctttttcagatatgcggtgttgcacataacaagcatgctcatctaaagattttccctcaactaagctagttggggtttcagcacgagcacatagggatcgaagatgatccaagtaataagcttcaggagtgtgatagattttgagtggttcttcaaccattgtttcagtaggtacaactaatttttttggtattttgcgtttcctacccataactaaatatagaaaacaactaagaacaacaaataaaaattacttagtgataaagtaaacaagcacacacgagaatattaaCCCCACGTTAtggctccccggcaacggcgccagaaaaaggtcttgataacccacaagtatagaggattgcaacagttttcgataagtacgattgtcgaacccaacgaggagctaaaggtagaacaaatattccctcaagttctatcgaccaccgatacaactctacgcacgcttgatgttcgctttacctagaacaagtatgaaactagaagtactctgtaggtgtttttggataggtttgcgagataataaagagcaagtaaataaaaagtaggggttgtttagataaagacacaactaagttagttttagtaaagagctttttgttacgagaaagttatttgtccctaggcaatcgataactagactagtaatcattattgcaattttatttgagggagaggcataagctaacataatttctctacttggatcatatgcacttatgattggaactctagcaagcatccgcaactactaaagatcattaaggtaaaacccaactaagggagtcctggactagggggtctccggacagccggactatatcctttggccggactgttggactatgaagatacaaaattgaagacttcgtctcgtgtccggatgggactttacttggcgtagaaggcaagctagtcaatacagatatgtatatttcctcctttgtaaccgatcttgtgtaaccctagccccctccggtgtctatataaaccggagggttttagtccgcaggacaacagacaatcataccataggctagcttctagggtttagcctctcagatctcgtggtagatcaactcttgtaacactcatatcatcaagaacaatcaatcaggacgtagggttttacctccatcaagagggaccgaacctgggtaaacatcatgtcccctgcctcctgttaccatccgccttagatgcacagttcgggacccctacccgagatccgccggtttcgacaccgacattggtgctttcattgagagttcctctgtgacgtcgccgtaaggaaggatgcctcgtctcgttgttaaaaacaacattaccgccgggggagccctggctgtcggccaaactctccggctaggcagtttcatcatgaccgcccgttcggctgctgcaccgatgatgacttctcgggtcatcgaaaacagcctccacatcggctcagaatttgccgagcagatggatccaatggagctctcatccctaaatgagctcttggatcgcatcgccgccttgggagtcgctacggactatgattggattgggcttaaacccgatcaaagggagattaactctccaccggtcacccatcatattgcggtggtggaggaacaatgcggctattcttcctctatcttgaggactaactatgtccggattcctgagctctccgagccgaaTACCCATTTatgggaggacatcacccaagccctgaacctagagtcaggcggcgggccagacttatcgggcaacatcccgaaacccgaacttccaagattggaaactcatcggcccctgggtctcagatcgggtaagggttcggactcaaagccacccacccacccaagcataaacgatctttcccacatcaggcaagcaccccaggaaacagtacatcattattgggccagattcctccttgtgatgaacaaggttaaggactgtcgcgaggaagaaggaagacgcggtctcaattttctgcaataattgcatggacaagggaatccttaacgccataagtcgccgtgacatatcacgcttcgccgacttggcgtccatagtacgaaagtactatgcgatggaaagcgcctggaaaaccgaaatgaaattttgggataattcggctccgaatatacacccagtacgaagtaaaagggtgcactatcataagacacccgagttaattacaaagaagcaaagaccatctacagggcgtggaaccgtattggagtgatggctcaacggaccctgcaaaattcatagtacagcggataccataccaacacacagccttagagcatgttgggtactccggcaggtggccaaaagtggtgaggatcttctcatcccagatgccacagagcaccatcccggggataacaatacggtattaaaagtctttgaaaccttcgcatcaaataataggcgcaagcgaacactccgcagccttgccgaaatcttccacgtggcagcaataaatccatggagtgacacggctattaccttcaatgccagtgacgaacctaaattccgaacagcccgagcaccagctgcattggtcctcagtccaattgtggacggatttcgactcaccaaagtactcatggacggcggcagtggattaaacctcatctatgaggaaactcttcaaaaaatggaaatagactggaaccgcattgagcaaagtagcacaaccttcagaggaatcatccccagtcgggaagcacgctgtgctgggaaaatcacactagatgtggtattcggcacgccggagaactataggtccgaagaaattacattccaagtggcctcgtttagtagcggataccatgccctttta contains:
- the LOC125536154 gene encoding uncharacterized protein LOC125536154 isoform X1, whose amino-acid sequence is MTHSATGLLTDCSVKSPLQSSGLTSAAINWPGCVSSFPKQRAALRLRPASVEPPPEKLPRASRLVSVGLLPAELAAAAPLQPASRIAMVLFLCRNKSSRNDLKINGALCFTCCGRSVPTSPVVTRLQVACIVHSPAQFPP
- the LOC125536154 gene encoding uncharacterized protein LOC125536154 isoform X2, with translation MTHSATGLLTDCSVKSPLQSSGLTSAAINWPGCVSSFPKQRAALRLRPASVEPPPEKLPRASRLVSVGLLPAELAAAAPLQPARIAMVLFLCRNKSSRNDLKINGALCFTCCGRSVPTSPVVTRLQVACIVHSPAQFPP